The genome window GTTTTAGGTGGGTTTACCACTTATTCGGCTTTTGCTTTTGAAGTAGTATTGATGTTTAAGCAACAACTCATTAAGCAGGCATTTACATATATTTTATTAAGCAACGTGGTGTGTATTGGTTTTGCTTATTTAGGTTTTTCAATTAAAAGTTAATGGACGGAATTGTTGTAAAATCTACGGGTAGCTGGTACGAGGTAATGAAACCTGACAGGGAGATTGTGAATTGCCGTTTAAAAGGCAAATTCAGGTTAGAAGGGGTTAAACATACCAACCCTATTACCGTAGGCGATAAAGTAAAATTTGAATTAGAACCCAATAGCGAAAATGGCGTTATCCATGCCATTGAACCCCGCAAAAACTATATTATACGTAAGGCCAGTAACCTTTCAAAACAAACACATATTATAGCCAGTAATATCGATCAGGCATTGTTAATGGTAACCATTGCTTTTCCCACTACTTCGTTGGGTTTTATCGACAGGTTTTTGGTTACTGCCGAAGCCTATCATATTCCAACTACCATTGTATTTAATAAGGTTGATTTATGTACCGATGGACTGGAAGGTGTATTGCAGGATACGATTGATTTATACCATGAAAAGGTAGGTTATCCGTATATTAAAACTTCGGTAAATGATAATATAGGGTTGGAGGAAATAAAGGCATTTTTAAAAGATAAAACCACGCTGGTTGCAGGGCATTCGGGCGTAGGGAAATCATCGTTGTTAAATGCCATTGAACCTGATTTAAATTTAAAAACGGGTATTATATCCAAATCAAGCTTTACAGGACAGCATACGACTACATTTGCACAAATGCACCCGCTGAGTTTTGGAGGTTTTATAATAGATACTCC of Bacteroidota bacterium contains these proteins:
- the rsgA gene encoding ribosome small subunit-dependent GTPase A — its product is MDGIVVKSTGSWYEVMKPDREIVNCRLKGKFRLEGVKHTNPITVGDKVKFELEPNSENGVIHAIEPRKNYIIRKASNLSKQTHIIASNIDQALLMVTIAFPTTSLGFIDRFLVTAEAYHIPTTIVFNKVDLCTDGLEGVLQDTIDLYHEKVGYPYIKTSVNDNIGLEEIKAFLKDKTTLVAGHSGVGKSSLLNAIEPDLNLKTGIISKSSFTGQHTTTFAQMHPLSFGGFIIDTPGIREFGVVDLNNAELSHYFKEMKPFIGQCKFNNCQHINEPQCAVLKAIEEGIIPAERYQSYLSIMANEDVFN